A single Carnobacterium alterfunditum DSM 5972 DNA region contains:
- the der gene encoding ribosome biogenesis GTPase Der — protein sequence MAKPVVAIVGRPNVGKSTIFNRIVGERISIVEDVSGVTRDRIYAPAEWLGKEFNVIDTGGIDLGDEPFLEQIKHQAEIAMDEADVIIFITSVKEHITDADENVARILHRTKKPVLLAINKVDNPEMRNDIFDFYALGLGEPFPISGSHGLGIGDLLDAAISHFPDESEEEYDDSVIKFSLIGRPNVGKSSIINAMLGEDRVIVSAIPGTTRDAIDTKFMGEDGTEFVMIDTAGMRKKGKVYENTEKYSVLRALRAIERSDVVLCVLNAEEGIREQDKKVAGYAHEAGKGIIIVVNKWDTLDKDNHTMKKFEEQIRSEFLYLSYAPIIFVSALTKQRLNKLPEIIERVSMNQNLRIQSATLNEVILDAVAMNPTPTDKGKRLRIYYATQVAVKPPTFVVFVNEPEMMHFSYARFLENRIRDAFTFEGTPIHLIIRRRK from the coding sequence ATGGCAAAACCAGTTGTAGCCATCGTTGGTCGCCCTAACGTAGGAAAATCAACTATTTTTAATCGTATTGTTGGAGAACGTATCTCAATTGTAGAAGATGTATCAGGGGTAACTCGTGATCGTATTTATGCGCCAGCAGAATGGTTAGGGAAAGAATTTAATGTGATTGATACAGGCGGGATCGACTTAGGTGACGAACCATTTTTGGAACAAATAAAACATCAAGCTGAAATAGCTATGGATGAAGCAGATGTGATTATTTTTATCACAAGCGTAAAGGAACACATAACTGATGCGGATGAGAACGTAGCAAGAATTCTTCACCGTACAAAAAAACCAGTTTTGTTAGCAATAAATAAAGTAGATAATCCAGAAATGCGTAATGATATTTTTGACTTTTACGCTTTAGGATTAGGGGAACCTTTCCCAATTTCAGGAAGTCATGGTCTAGGAATTGGAGATCTATTAGATGCAGCTATTAGCCATTTTCCAGATGAATCAGAAGAAGAATATGATGATTCTGTTATAAAATTCAGTTTGATTGGCAGACCGAATGTTGGAAAATCATCTATTATAAATGCCATGTTAGGAGAAGACCGAGTAATCGTTTCAGCAATCCCTGGGACAACTCGTGACGCTATTGATACTAAGTTTATGGGTGAAGACGGTACTGAGTTTGTTATGATCGATACTGCTGGAATGCGAAAAAAAGGTAAAGTCTATGAAAACACTGAAAAATATAGTGTTTTAAGAGCTCTTAGAGCAATCGAACGTTCAGATGTTGTCTTGTGTGTGTTGAATGCTGAAGAAGGTATCAGAGAGCAAGATAAGAAGGTTGCCGGGTATGCTCACGAAGCTGGAAAAGGAATCATCATTGTTGTAAATAAATGGGATACTCTTGATAAAGACAACCACACAATGAAAAAATTTGAAGAGCAAATTAGAAGCGAATTTTTATATTTGAGCTATGCACCAATTATTTTTGTATCAGCTTTAACGAAACAACGCCTAAATAAGCTCCCTGAGATCATTGAGCGAGTAAGTATGAATCAAAACCTACGCATTCAATCTGCTACTTTGAATGAAGTCATATTAGATGCAGTAGCTATGAACCCGACACCGACAGATAAAGGGAAAAGATTGCGTATTTATTATGCTACTCAAGTGGCTGTTAAGCCGCCAACTTTTGTTGTATTTGTAAATGAACCAGAAATGATGCATTTCTCTTATGCTCGTTTCTTAGAAAATCGTATTCGTGATGCCTTTACTTTTGAAGGAACACCTATTCATCTTATTATAAGAAGAAGAAAATAA
- a CDS encoding HU family DNA-binding protein translates to MANKAELIENVATSTGLTKKDATSAVDAVFESIQTSLSEGEKVQIIGFGNFEVRDCAARKGRNPQTGEEIQIAASKVPAFKPGKALKDAVK, encoded by the coding sequence ATGGCTAACAAAGCAGAATTAATCGAAAATGTTGCAACTTCAACAGGTCTTACTAAAAAAGATGCAACTTCAGCAGTAGATGCTGTTTTTGAATCAATTCAAACTTCATTAAGTGAAGGAGAAAAAGTTCAAATTATTGGTTTTGGTAACTTTGAAGTGCGCGATTGTGCTGCACGTAAAGGTCGTAACCCTCAAACAGGGGAAGAAATCCAAATCGCTGCAAGCAAAGTGCCTGCATTCAAACCAGGTAAAGCTCTTAAAGACGCAGTTAAATAA
- a CDS encoding tetratricopeptide repeat protein has translation MSYGQMMIDSLKENQLDEAMNYFEKAITQDTDEELYILADSLYQLGFLNEIKKINLHLLEKYPEDDELRVGLAEIAIEANELETAMDWLIEVSEESPVYPQSLLVLADLYQVQGLYEVSEQKLLKAKEIVPDEKVIDFALAELHFSMGKYAQAIHGYEELMAQGLTEFSGINLAARCGSSYSSLGDLEQAILYLEQSLEEKENVDVLFQLGFSYLQDKQYRRSIETLNTLKELDPSYTTLYPYLAKGLEEENELDKSLEVIKEGLRVDQYNYELFYYGADIAIKLENETLAENYYLNAIQLAPENSSIQLAYTNLLLQQERYDETVELIQKILIQNEVDPQFYWNLALANEGLEEYPAAGTAYQKAYPALRGNKDFLKSYIYFLREEGERIVIKDVITDYLLLEPADAEILEMLEEINSNY, from the coding sequence ATGTCATACGGACAAATGATGATTGATTCACTTAAAGAAAATCAATTAGATGAAGCGATGAATTATTTTGAAAAAGCTATAACTCAAGATACAGATGAAGAGCTCTATATTTTGGCTGATTCTCTATACCAACTCGGCTTTTTAAATGAAATAAAAAAAATAAATTTACACTTACTTGAAAAGTATCCTGAAGATGATGAATTGAGAGTAGGTCTGGCAGAAATAGCTATTGAAGCGAACGAATTAGAAACAGCCATGGATTGGTTAATAGAAGTTTCAGAAGAAAGTCCTGTTTATCCTCAATCTTTGCTTGTTTTAGCTGATTTGTATCAAGTTCAGGGTCTTTATGAAGTGAGTGAGCAAAAGCTTCTCAAAGCGAAGGAAATCGTACCTGATGAGAAGGTTATTGATTTTGCATTAGCAGAATTGCATTTTTCAATGGGAAAATATGCTCAAGCGATCCATGGATACGAAGAATTGATGGCCCAAGGTCTTACTGAATTTTCTGGAATCAATCTTGCAGCTCGTTGCGGTAGTTCTTATAGTTCTCTAGGTGATCTAGAACAAGCTATTTTATATTTAGAACAAAGTTTAGAAGAAAAGGAAAATGTCGATGTATTATTTCAATTAGGTTTTTCCTATTTGCAAGACAAACAATACCGTCGTTCAATCGAAACGTTGAATACACTAAAAGAATTAGATCCGAGTTATACAACTTTATATCCCTATTTAGCTAAAGGATTAGAAGAAGAAAATGAACTAGATAAGTCTTTAGAAGTTATTAAAGAAGGCTTGAGAGTAGACCAATACAATTATGAACTATTTTATTATGGAGCTGATATAGCAATTAAATTAGAGAATGAAACGTTGGCAGAAAATTATTATTTAAATGCTATTCAACTTGCCCCGGAAAATTCAAGTATCCAGTTGGCCTACACTAACTTATTGTTGCAGCAAGAACGTTACGATGAAACAGTCGAGCTGATTCAAAAAATTCTGATCCAAAATGAAGTCGATCCTCAATTCTATTGGAATTTAGCTTTAGCAAATGAAGGATTGGAAGAATATCCTGCAGCAGGAACGGCTTATCAAAAAGCTTATCCAGCTCTTCGAGGAAATAAAGATTTCTTGAAATCGTATATCTATTTTCTACGAGAAGAAGGAGAGCGTATAGTTATCAAAGACGTAATAACCGATTATTTACTTCTGGAACCAGCAGATGCAGAAATATTAGAAATGCTAGAAGAAATTAATAGCAACTATTAA
- a CDS encoding ReoY family proteolytic degradation factor yields MSIQISLEAKKIFLSWFLDRHQLKRRESMWILNYLLNHDIVLNKVHFVEAAEKTPRGMMMSTTGMSNEPFLFYKNGTVFSDPEQAFHEVRLNWQEEMYIELIFSNPWKSAEYLTVLEDNPYFKWNETISEKLIEEVELALETLSLTERKQNTLHQIDLSLEEEDREKFIQLSNQLKKIEDDLKNEQKKPNH; encoded by the coding sequence ATGAGCATCCAAATTTCTTTAGAAGCTAAAAAGATTTTTCTTAGCTGGTTTTTAGATAGACATCAATTGAAAAGAAGAGAATCTATGTGGATCCTAAACTACCTACTAAATCATGACATTGTATTAAATAAAGTCCATTTTGTTGAAGCTGCAGAAAAAACTCCAAGAGGTATGATGATGTCTACAACGGGGATGAGTAACGAACCTTTTCTATTTTATAAAAATGGGACAGTGTTTAGTGATCCGGAACAGGCTTTCCATGAAGTTAGATTAAATTGGCAAGAAGAGATGTATATTGAGTTGATTTTTTCAAATCCTTGGAAATCTGCCGAATATCTTACTGTATTAGAAGACAACCCTTATTTTAAATGGAATGAAACGATTAGCGAAAAACTCATTGAGGAAGTTGAACTAGCACTTGAAACTTTGTCATTAACTGAACGCAAACAGAACACATTACATCAAATCGATTTATCTTTAGAAGAAGAAGACCGAGAAAAATTTATTCAATTGTCTAATCAATTAAAAAAAATTGAAGATGACTTAAAGAATGAACAAAAAAAGCCAAACCATTGA
- a CDS encoding YitT family protein, whose product MINEKIAIKDLFIITIGCALYAFGLVYINIANELAEGGMTGISLLLRYWFQIDPALSTLLLNIPTILIGWKLLGNRSLIYTIYGTTMLSFFLYIWQRTSVAINIDNDLFIAGILAGLCGGVGSGMIYRSGGTTGGSDILARILEKKKGISMGKTLLVFDVFILTLSLTYIDLPHMMYTLLASYVFSKIVDFMQDGSYAARGLLIISDKNDTIAENIMLEMERGVTFFKAEGAYSKEEKKVLYCVLGSHEIVTAKRIIHETDPKAFLSLLTVHEVLGEGFSFDPKPKQPLFKKKATL is encoded by the coding sequence ATGATAAACGAAAAGATAGCAATAAAAGATTTATTTATTATAACAATTGGCTGTGCACTTTATGCATTTGGATTAGTGTATATCAACATTGCAAATGAATTAGCTGAAGGTGGTATGACCGGGATTTCACTTCTATTAAGGTATTGGTTTCAAATCGACCCAGCACTTTCTACATTATTATTAAATATCCCAACTATTTTGATTGGATGGAAATTATTAGGCAATCGTTCATTGATCTACACAATATACGGAACGACCATGTTATCTTTCTTTCTATATATTTGGCAAAGAACGTCTGTTGCAATCAATATAGATAATGATCTTTTCATAGCTGGAATATTAGCTGGTTTGTGTGGTGGAGTAGGCAGTGGTATGATCTACCGTTCTGGTGGAACAACTGGTGGGAGCGATATTCTTGCTCGAATTCTTGAAAAGAAAAAAGGTATTTCGATGGGCAAAACACTGCTGGTCTTTGATGTTTTTATTCTAACCTTATCGCTTACTTATATAGACCTGCCTCATATGATGTATACGTTGCTTGCTTCTTATGTATTTTCTAAGATCGTTGACTTCATGCAAGATGGTTCTTATGCCGCAAGAGGATTATTAATTATCTCAGATAAAAATGATACGATAGCTGAAAATATTATGCTTGAAATGGAACGAGGGGTAACCTTCTTTAAAGCCGAAGGTGCTTATTCAAAAGAAGAAAAAAAAGTTTTGTATTGTGTCTTGGGCAGTCATGAAATAGTAACGGCTAAACGAATCATTCACGAAACGGATCCAAAGGCTTTTCTTTCTCTTTTAACGGTACACGAAGTTTTAGGTGAAGGATTTTCATTTGATCCTAAACCTAAACAACCTCTTTTCAAAAAAAAAGCCACCCTTTGA
- the dapB gene encoding 4-hydroxy-tetrahydrodipicolinate reductase, which produces MINIVVAGFKGKMGLTATKMVIKNEKFTLVGVFDPHSVEKNLNEISEFSNTDVRVFQDKEDLVKEVQADVWIDFTIPAVAFQNTYFALEHGIRPVVGTTGFTESEVKEVQKLAQEKRLGGLIAPNFAIGAVLMMEFAAKASKYFPDVEITEMHHDNKLDAPSGTAIKTAEMIFAERGYHAQGNPEEKETIKGARGADYEGMKIHSVRLPGLVAHQQVQFGSVGEGLLIRHDSFDRSSFMTGVALGCEKVMSLNEIAYGLENLL; this is translated from the coding sequence ATGATCAATATCGTAGTTGCAGGTTTTAAAGGTAAAATGGGTTTAACAGCCACAAAGATGGTAATAAAGAATGAAAAATTTACATTAGTGGGGGTATTTGACCCTCATTCTGTTGAAAAAAACTTAAATGAGATAAGTGAGTTTTCGAATACAGATGTACGTGTTTTTCAAGATAAAGAAGATTTGGTAAAAGAAGTTCAGGCAGATGTATGGATCGATTTCACTATTCCTGCAGTTGCTTTTCAAAATACTTATTTTGCTTTAGAACATGGTATTCGACCAGTGGTTGGCACAACTGGTTTTACAGAAAGTGAAGTAAAAGAAGTTCAGAAATTAGCACAAGAAAAAAGGCTTGGTGGATTGATTGCGCCTAATTTTGCAATCGGAGCTGTCTTAATGATGGAGTTCGCTGCTAAAGCATCTAAGTATTTTCCCGATGTTGAAATAACTGAAATGCACCATGATAACAAATTAGATGCGCCAAGTGGAACGGCAATAAAAACGGCTGAAATGATCTTTGCAGAACGTGGATATCATGCACAAGGCAATCCAGAAGAAAAAGAAACAATCAAAGGGGCTCGTGGAGCAGATTACGAAGGCATGAAAATTCATAGTGTACGCTTACCTGGTCTGGTTGCTCATCAACAAGTTCAGTTTGGAAGTGTCGGTGAAGGTCTGTTGATTCGCCATGATTCATTTGATCGGTCTTCCTTTATGACGGGTGTTGCTTTGGGCTGTGAAAAAGTAATGTCATTAAACGAAATAGCCTATGGATTGGAAAATCTTTTATGA
- a CDS encoding CCA tRNA nucleotidyltransferase — protein MIFLDHQFKQALPIIDKIKEAGFEAYFVGGSVRDTLLKKTINDVDIATSAKPDEIKLIFQKTIDVGIEHGTVMVLWKDETYEITTFRTESTYQDFRRPDNVEFVRSLKEDLKRRDFTINALAMDRDGKIIDYFDGQNDLENKIIKAVGIPEERFFEDALRMMRGVRFVSQLDFDMDSETELAIQKNHSLLEKIAVERIQVEFIKLLLGSGRKKALALFIRTNLFRYCPGLKLHKKELEELAKLDCVIENRIIAWTLLIHHLNIPTEEAELFLREWKCSKKEINLVKSALFALRHRLKNNFNRQVLYQVGLQIALDVETMMECLGRSVDFESIHSIYEELPIYSKKEIKINGNDLKEVLNRKPGKWLGDLMIEIEMAILVGDILNEKQAIFDWVSLYYEEKD, from the coding sequence ATGATTTTTTTAGACCATCAGTTTAAACAAGCCTTACCGATTATTGATAAAATAAAAGAAGCAGGATTTGAAGCTTATTTTGTAGGTGGAAGTGTGCGTGATACGTTATTAAAAAAGACGATCAATGATGTGGATATTGCTACTAGTGCAAAACCAGATGAAATCAAGCTCATATTTCAAAAAACGATCGATGTAGGAATTGAACATGGGACTGTAATGGTTTTATGGAAAGATGAGACCTATGAAATTACTACTTTTAGAACGGAATCAACGTATCAGGATTTTAGACGCCCAGATAACGTTGAGTTCGTCCGCTCATTAAAGGAAGACCTGAAACGTCGTGACTTTACCATTAATGCATTGGCAATGGATAGAGATGGTAAAATCATTGATTATTTTGATGGTCAGAATGATTTAGAAAATAAAATAATCAAAGCTGTTGGTATCCCGGAGGAACGTTTTTTTGAGGATGCATTGCGTATGATGCGTGGGGTACGTTTTGTTAGTCAGTTAGATTTTGATATGGATAGCGAAACAGAACTAGCCATCCAAAAAAATCATTCATTACTTGAAAAGATAGCTGTTGAGCGAATTCAAGTTGAGTTTATAAAGCTTTTATTAGGTAGCGGGAGAAAAAAAGCATTAGCATTATTTATTCGAACTAATTTATTTCGTTATTGCCCAGGACTGAAACTTCATAAAAAAGAGTTAGAAGAATTGGCTAAACTAGACTGTGTGATCGAAAATCGAATCATTGCTTGGACGTTGTTGATCCATCATCTAAATATACCAACGGAAGAAGCAGAATTATTTTTAAGAGAGTGGAAATGCTCAAAAAAAGAAATTAATTTAGTGAAATCAGCTCTATTTGCATTAAGACATCGTCTGAAAAATAACTTCAATCGCCAAGTCCTCTATCAGGTTGGACTACAAATAGCTTTGGATGTTGAGACCATGATGGAATGTCTAGGACGTTCAGTTGATTTTGAGTCTATTCACTCGATATATGAAGAATTACCAATTTACAGTAAAAAAGAAATAAAGATAAACGGCAATGATTTAAAAGAAGTACTAAACAGAAAACCTGGCAAATGGCTAGGGGATTTGATGATCGAAATAGAGATGGCTATTTTAGTAGGAGATATACTTAATGAGAAACAAGCTATTTTTGATTGGGTTTCGCTCTATTACGAAGAAAAAGATTGA
- a CDS encoding nitroreductase family protein gives MENQYTKLLEERRSIYSLGKNVSLSEDKIVGLVAKAVKESPSSFNSQTSRAVILFGAAHNKLWDITEEALLKAIPEGQDLTPTKEKLNSFRAAFGTILFFEDTSIVKALQEQFALYADNFPVWSEQSTGIAQHSVWTALAIENIGASLQHYNPLIDSAVQKEWNLSADWKLTGQMPIGSIESQAGEKEYMDDDTRILVFN, from the coding sequence ATGGAAAATCAATACACAAAATTATTAGAAGAACGCCGTTCAATTTATTCTTTAGGAAAGAATGTTTCTTTATCTGAAGATAAAATCGTTGGATTAGTAGCAAAAGCTGTTAAAGAAAGCCCATCATCATTTAATTCACAAACATCACGTGCAGTAATATTATTTGGAGCTGCTCATAATAAACTTTGGGATATTACTGAAGAAGCTTTACTTAAAGCAATTCCAGAAGGACAAGATTTAACTCCAACTAAAGAAAAATTAAATAGTTTCCGTGCTGCATTTGGAACAATTTTATTTTTTGAAGATACTAGTATTGTTAAAGCTTTACAAGAACAATTCGCGTTGTATGCAGATAACTTCCCTGTTTGGTCTGAACAATCTACTGGGATCGCACAACACTCTGTATGGACAGCGTTAGCTATTGAAAATATTGGAGCAAGTTTGCAACATTACAACCCACTGATCGATAGTGCTGTTCAAAAAGAATGGAACCTTTCTGCAGACTGGAAATTAACTGGACAAATGCCTATTGGTTCTATTGAATCACAAGCTGGTGAAAAAGAATACATGGATGATGATACAAGAATTCTTGTATTTAACTAA
- the dinG gene encoding ATP-dependent DNA helicase DinG codes for MKHKDTYAVVDIETTGGNVASGDRMIQFGCVLIEDDQIVHRFATDINPLISIPKQIEHLTGLSNKSVALAPYFEDIAATIYNLLDGCIIIAHNIQFDYVFLSGELQRCGMPPLKNKGIDTVELAQVLLPTESSYRLNDLVSKFNIEHTNPHQADSDAAVTAELFLVLKQKLKELPLVTVEKMVELSENLTMETAYFFKTTLTEMKNRPIPLSKLLMIKNGLAIKVKQPIFEQKNYREDARYPANLDHKEQLFQTKLTIRNQQIKMMDAVYDYFSSNEPNHFAIEAATGVGKTLGYLLPLAYIATVEDPVVISTYTTLLQKQLLDKDMVQLNTILPFTVQAAILKSKNHYIHLTKFEEALKDPADQKVEVVYKMKLLTWLTETETGDLDELNLTNYNHLFWNKIRHRGWLTKPEEDQWYDEDFYLHAQHKIKHASVIITNHSFLCHDLNRKEKELPRIGKLIVDEAQHLPDVAMEASSEVFGYYRMQQVIKLIGHASDEKSFLGRITQLSQQLSKIEPSHIENMEMNLFSLEDELTDFIYQLLVYCKNTAGSELYQQEQLDIQFNRETQWNLTLRKSSKKVLALMNEISYLGFELVNQGLDESHQITQRERYLLEDFFDMIKIFEGQKDIFYAVFQENEDNEVTWFSYKEKSPKNSFMIKRSKVNSSKFIKENLLDKIALILYTGATLEINGSFSYFETQLGEENLKQLIIESPYDYKKQARLWIPKELRPIKDLSRKDYVHMIVEQVENIIKNSVENTMVLFNSYEILQEVYFALQKKPSASGRELLAQGFSGSRERILKRFFRSTGGILLGADSFWEGVDLPGKSLSIIVITRLPFESPDRPFVKVKHRYLEQKHLNPFTIDSLPKATLRLKQGFGRLIRSENDKGIMIVLDNRLIQTSYGKQIIRSLPKGLPIEEVTTENIGKKLKNFLNAAEK; via the coding sequence GTGAAACATAAAGATACATACGCTGTGGTCGATATTGAAACGACGGGCGGTAACGTGGCCAGCGGAGATCGTATGATCCAATTTGGGTGCGTGTTGATAGAAGACGATCAAATCGTTCATCGTTTTGCTACAGATATAAACCCTTTGATCAGTATCCCAAAGCAAATAGAGCATTTAACGGGTCTTTCAAATAAATCTGTTGCACTTGCGCCGTATTTTGAAGATATTGCAGCAACAATTTATAATTTATTAGATGGGTGCATTATAATTGCACACAACATCCAGTTTGACTATGTATTTCTTTCAGGTGAACTGCAAAGATGCGGGATGCCGCCATTGAAAAACAAAGGCATAGATACGGTTGAACTAGCACAAGTTCTATTGCCTACTGAATCCAGTTACCGACTAAATGATTTAGTCAGCAAATTTAATATTGAGCACACAAATCCACATCAAGCAGATAGTGATGCAGCTGTTACAGCTGAACTTTTTCTTGTATTAAAACAGAAGTTAAAAGAATTGCCGTTAGTTACTGTAGAAAAAATGGTTGAACTATCAGAAAATCTTACAATGGAAACGGCTTATTTTTTCAAAACGACTTTAACTGAAATGAAAAATAGACCTATACCGCTTTCTAAATTGCTCATGATAAAAAATGGGTTAGCTATAAAAGTAAAACAACCAATTTTTGAGCAAAAAAATTACCGTGAGGATGCTCGTTATCCAGCGAATTTAGATCATAAAGAACAATTGTTTCAAACAAAACTGACAATCCGAAATCAACAAATCAAAATGATGGATGCTGTCTATGATTATTTTAGCAGCAATGAGCCGAATCATTTTGCGATCGAAGCAGCAACAGGAGTTGGGAAAACATTAGGGTATTTACTGCCCTTAGCTTATATCGCAACAGTAGAAGATCCAGTAGTCATCAGCACATATACTACATTGCTGCAAAAACAATTATTAGATAAAGACATGGTTCAATTAAACACGATTTTGCCTTTCACAGTACAGGCTGCTATTTTGAAAAGTAAAAACCATTACATCCACTTAACTAAGTTTGAAGAAGCATTAAAAGATCCTGCAGACCAAAAAGTAGAAGTGGTCTATAAAATGAAACTTTTAACTTGGTTGACTGAAACTGAAACAGGAGATTTAGATGAATTAAATTTAACTAATTATAACCATTTATTTTGGAATAAAATCAGGCATCGCGGTTGGTTGACTAAACCTGAAGAAGATCAATGGTATGACGAAGATTTTTATTTACATGCGCAACATAAAATCAAACATGCTAGTGTAATCATTACCAATCATTCTTTTTTATGTCATGATTTAAACCGTAAAGAAAAAGAATTACCAAGGATCGGAAAATTGATCGTTGATGAGGCACAACATTTGCCGGATGTAGCAATGGAAGCCTCAAGTGAAGTTTTTGGGTATTACCGGATGCAGCAGGTAATCAAACTGATTGGTCATGCTTCGGATGAAAAAAGCTTTTTAGGAAGAATCACTCAGTTAAGTCAGCAGCTTTCTAAAATAGAACCTTCTCATATTGAAAATATGGAAATGAATCTTTTTTCTTTAGAAGATGAATTGACGGATTTCATTTATCAATTGCTGGTCTATTGCAAAAATACAGCTGGTAGTGAGCTTTATCAACAAGAGCAGTTGGATATTCAATTTAATAGGGAAACGCAGTGGAACTTAACATTAAGGAAGTCTTCAAAAAAAGTTCTCGCATTGATGAATGAGATCAGCTATCTAGGATTTGAGTTGGTTAACCAAGGATTAGATGAAAGCCATCAGATAACGCAACGAGAGCGTTATCTATTAGAAGATTTTTTTGATATGATCAAAATCTTTGAAGGCCAGAAAGATATTTTTTATGCTGTTTTTCAAGAAAATGAAGATAATGAAGTAACTTGGTTTTCATATAAAGAAAAAAGTCCTAAAAATAGTTTTATGATCAAACGCTCAAAAGTAAATAGCAGTAAGTTTATAAAAGAAAATCTATTAGATAAAATAGCGTTGATTTTATATACAGGGGCTACATTAGAAATTAACGGTTCGTTTAGCTATTTTGAGACACAATTAGGAGAAGAAAATTTAAAGCAATTAATCATTGAATCGCCTTATGATTATAAAAAACAAGCAAGACTTTGGATTCCTAAAGAACTGAGGCCAATCAAAGACCTATCAAGGAAAGACTATGTTCATATGATTGTTGAACAAGTAGAAAATATTATTAAAAATTCAGTTGAAAATACGATGGTTTTGTTTAATTCTTATGAGATACTTCAAGAAGTGTATTTTGCATTGCAAAAAAAACCTTCAGCTTCTGGCCGAGAATTGTTGGCACAAGGATTTTCAGGAAGCCGTGAGCGGATCCTAAAACGCTTTTTCAGATCTACAGGAGGCATTCTGCTAGGAGCAGACAGTTTTTGGGAGGGTGTCGACCTACCGGGAAAATCACTGAGTATTATTGTCATAACTCGTTTGCCATTTGAATCTCCAGATAGGCCATTTGTAAAAGTAAAACACCGTTACTTGGAACAAAAGCATTTAAATCCTTTTACAATCGACTCATTGCCAAAAGCTACCTTACGCTTAAAGCAAGGTTTCGGAAGGCTCATTCGTTCTGAGAATGATAAAGGTATAATGATCGTATTAGACAATCGACTGATCCAAACGAGTTACGGAAAACAAATTATAAGGTCACTTCCAAAAGGGTTGCCAATCGAAGAAGTAACTACAGAAAATATAGGTAAAAAATTGAAAAATTTTCTAAATGCAGCAGAGAAATAA
- a CDS encoding DUF5590 domain-containing protein has product MKKGILITLAVVMSFVLVCSITLLTISQEPIKKAEKETIIIAKEAAGLVTVSDFYWYNRDKTYFSVVGSNKDDEEIMVIVTKDGGATTILNQDEFITEQQAKELTREAKGSVDILEARIGLEGDIPIWEVSYKEENGRLGYYVLTAKSGKWVSDIENI; this is encoded by the coding sequence ATGAAAAAAGGAATACTTATCACTTTAGCAGTTGTCATGTCTTTTGTGCTTGTATGTTCAATCACCCTTTTAACAATTAGCCAAGAGCCAATAAAAAAAGCCGAAAAAGAAACGATCATCATTGCGAAAGAAGCTGCGGGACTAGTAACAGTATCAGATTTTTACTGGTATAATCGTGATAAAACCTATTTTTCAGTTGTCGGATCGAATAAAGACGATGAAGAAATCATGGTAATTGTTACTAAAGACGGCGGAGCTACAACTATTCTGAATCAGGATGAATTCATTACAGAACAACAAGCCAAAGAGTTGACGCGAGAAGCTAAAGGGTCTGTCGATATTCTTGAAGCTCGTATTGGACTTGAAGGAGATATTCCTATCTGGGAGGTATCCTATAAAGAAGAGAATGGACGACTTGGTTATTATGTTTTGACCGCTAAATCAGGTAAATGGGTGAGTGATATCGAGAATATTTAA